A genomic window from Silene latifolia isolate original U9 population chromosome Y, ASM4854445v1, whole genome shotgun sequence includes:
- the LOC141630303 gene encoding uncharacterized protein LOC141630303, which yields MDIFKSLLSYIGGTKSHPTKSWSLVTKLINKTSEKEALEAQTSKFVVVDATLASLECQKKTRVNIDDTWNQMVNLESEIEEFDEVLECLFRHLVKTRSTLLNILSN from the coding sequence ATGGACATCTTTAAGTCCTTGTTGTCTTACATTGGCGGTACAAAGTCACACCCAACAAAAAGTTGGTCTTTGGTCACCAAATTGATTAACAAGACATCCGAGAAAGAAGCATTAGAGGCACAAACCAGCAAATTTGTTGTCGTTGATGCGACTTTGGCCTCACTAGAGTGCCAGAAGAAAACAAGAGTCAATATAGATGATACTTGGAACCAAATGGTGAACTTGGAATCGGAAATTGAAGAATTTGACGAAGTATTAGAATGTTTATTCAGGCATTTGGTTAAGACCAGATCAACACTTCTCAATATACTTAGCAACTAG